A DNA window from Stutzerimonas stutzeri contains the following coding sequences:
- a CDS encoding CDP-glycerol glycerophosphotransferase family protein, with protein MKRWEAPIRRRWLAALLILPLWWLYDRLTIKRANHWAFFVHPLKPSQLVENSRAMFEAVKGDPSIHKRVFTRDQAADLHLDDACNTEVIDVQSLRGLAELARCGVYLLSNAVALDMSWRWADGSFSVVRPSLTRRVLVNLWHGIPLKRLFALANREQRRRADRVAFRRKERRFYKGLIASSDIDSYAMAAIFHPIDYERVWVTGLPRNDFLLMPEQALPRFLRREVEYIRKLKKKRRLVVYAPTFREADFSGAGCYQFNEEQVARLKDLLRRNDAVLGFRMHYFRKGDQLFNLEYYADGELIIDLGHAVVSEIAPVLREADLVVTDYSSLYVDALYVDKPVISFAYDLAHYKSNQNGLLYDMDLVFPGPVVTDFDTFLVELQKELVDANQVPSEAYRTCKRFFFNYQDDQNSRRVVERLRALSIEE; from the coding sequence ATGAAGCGGTGGGAGGCGCCGATCCGGCGCAGGTGGCTGGCTGCCTTGCTGATCCTGCCGCTGTGGTGGCTTTATGACCGGCTGACAATAAAGCGAGCCAATCACTGGGCCTTCTTCGTCCACCCGCTTAAGCCAAGCCAGTTGGTTGAAAACTCGCGGGCCATGTTTGAGGCGGTGAAGGGCGACCCAAGCATTCACAAGCGAGTGTTCACTCGTGACCAAGCGGCAGATCTGCATCTTGACGACGCCTGCAATACCGAGGTGATCGATGTGCAGAGCCTGCGAGGCCTGGCTGAGCTGGCGCGGTGTGGAGTCTACTTGCTGTCCAACGCGGTAGCCCTAGATATGTCATGGCGCTGGGCAGATGGTTCCTTTAGCGTGGTGCGGCCGAGCTTGACGCGGCGCGTGCTGGTCAATCTTTGGCATGGCATACCATTAAAACGGCTTTTCGCTCTGGCTAATCGCGAACAGCGTCGGCGTGCGGATAGGGTCGCCTTTCGCCGTAAAGAGCGGCGCTTCTATAAAGGCCTTATCGCTTCCTCCGATATTGATAGTTATGCGATGGCGGCCATATTTCATCCTATTGATTATGAAAGGGTCTGGGTCACTGGGTTGCCGCGTAATGATTTTCTCCTTATGCCTGAACAGGCGCTTCCGCGTTTTCTTCGTCGTGAAGTTGAATATATCCGTAAGCTTAAGAAGAAAAGACGTCTGGTGGTCTATGCACCGACTTTCCGGGAAGCTGATTTTAGCGGGGCTGGGTGTTACCAGTTTAACGAAGAGCAAGTGGCGCGGCTCAAGGATTTATTACGCAGAAACGACGCCGTTTTAGGTTTCCGGATGCACTACTTCCGCAAGGGTGATCAGTTATTTAATCTTGAATATTATGCCGACGGAGAACTGATTATTGACTTGGGGCATGCGGTTGTTAGTGAAATAGCCCCGGTATTGCGTGAGGCTGACTTGGTAGTGACCGATTATTCATCATTGTATGTTGATGCGCTTTACGTGGATAAGCCGGTTATTAGTTTTGCCTATGATCTGGCTCACTATAAAAGCAACCAGAATGGTTTGTTGTATGACATGGATCTGGTTTTTCCTGGTCCGGTAGTGACTGATTTCGACACCTTTCTGGTGGAGTTGCAGAAAGAGTTGGTCGATGCTAATCAGGTGCCGTCCGAAGCCTACCGTACCTGCAAGAGATTCTTTTTTAATTACCAAGATGATCAAAATTCACGGCGAGTCGTCGAAAGGCTGCGCGCGCTAAGTATTGAGGAGTGA
- a CDS encoding ATP-grasp domain-containing protein has translation MKRINVLVFPCGSEVGLEIQRALARSIHVNLHGASSRDDHGRLAFERYIELPNIADEDFDERFAELLAGWDIQLVFATHDSVLAYLAPRMAAWRVHLVNGDPQSTQIARSKAATYALLAGEDWLPRLFAGLDEVEHWPVLLKPDQRQGGQGVTLVTDRVAAEVALTTLDQPLICEYLPGEELTVDCFSDWRGQLLYIGPRSRERVVGGIAMRSRRIPVTQEVGRIAKAIHGRLKFRGPWFFQLKRDEQGGYKLLEVSCRLSSSSVVQRVAGVNLPLMAVQDFMARNLKVLDEPRVVLVERCLASHAELAYAFDTVYMDFDDTLVCGGCANPQAMRFAYRVLEMGKRLVLLTRHEGSLETALAEARIAESLFDEIIHLRSGELKSSVVEGAAIFIDNHFPERLDVALNRGIPVFDVDALELLFP, from the coding sequence ATGAAGCGCATCAACGTGCTGGTATTTCCTTGCGGTAGTGAAGTGGGCTTGGAGATTCAGCGTGCGCTCGCTCGTTCGATCCACGTCAATCTGCACGGCGCGTCCAGTCGCGACGATCATGGTCGCCTGGCGTTCGAGCGCTACATCGAGCTGCCGAATATCGCCGATGAGGATTTTGATGAGCGTTTCGCGGAGCTGTTGGCGGGCTGGGATATTCAGCTAGTGTTCGCCACTCACGATAGCGTTTTGGCCTATCTGGCGCCGCGAATGGCGGCATGGCGTGTCCATCTAGTTAACGGCGACCCGCAAAGCACACAGATTGCTCGTAGCAAGGCGGCTACCTACGCACTGCTCGCTGGGGAAGACTGGCTTCCCAGGCTGTTTGCGGGACTGGATGAGGTGGAGCATTGGCCTGTTCTACTCAAGCCAGACCAGCGCCAGGGAGGGCAGGGCGTGACGCTGGTCACGGATCGTGTGGCCGCCGAGGTGGCGCTGACTACTCTGGATCAGCCGCTGATCTGCGAGTACCTGCCGGGCGAGGAGCTGACGGTGGACTGCTTCAGTGACTGGCGCGGGCAGTTGCTGTATATCGGCCCACGTAGCCGAGAGCGGGTGGTAGGCGGTATTGCCATGCGCTCGCGGCGCATTCCCGTGACTCAAGAGGTGGGGCGGATCGCCAAAGCGATTCATGGTCGCCTGAAATTTCGTGGTCCTTGGTTCTTTCAGCTCAAGCGTGACGAGCAGGGTGGTTATAAACTTCTCGAGGTCAGTTGCCGCCTGTCCAGCAGTTCTGTGGTTCAACGAGTGGCTGGCGTAAACCTGCCGCTGATGGCTGTGCAAGATTTCATGGCACGTAATCTGAAAGTGCTGGACGAGCCCCGAGTTGTACTGGTCGAGCGCTGCCTCGCTAGCCATGCCGAGCTGGCATATGCCTTCGACACGGTTTACATGGACTTCGACGACACGCTTGTCTGCGGCGGGTGCGCTAACCCTCAGGCCATGCGCTTTGCCTACCGGGTGCTGGAGATGGGCAAGCGTCTGGTTCTGCTCACCCGCCATGAAGGCAGCCTTGAGACTGCTCTGGCCGAGGCGCGAATCGCCGAATCTTTATTTGATGAGATTATCCATCTGCGATCGGGTGAGTTGAAGTCCTCCGTAGTCGAGGGCGCCGCTATCTTCATTGACAACCATTTCCCTGAGCGTCTGGATGTGGCGCTTAACCGTGGGATTCCGGTGTTCGATGTGGACGCGTTGGAGCTGTTGTTTCCATGA
- a CDS encoding WbqC family protein, with product MIIAVMQPYLFPYLGYFQLAGSVDHFVFLDDVAFIKKGYINRNRILLSGHPFTFSIAVERVSQNRRIDEHYFTGVFDTFLEQLRHAYSRAPFFTEVFALVEAVCLAPERNVARKSAASVCAVFEYLQLPFSTQFASTIPRTAAIGEQRILELCQHFGADTYHNAAGGQELYNSRHFAAQGVRLRFVSNRFAAYNQGVGTFVPGLSIIDVLMHNSREQVYEMLLDFDLVEAA from the coding sequence GTGATCATCGCGGTAATGCAGCCTTATTTGTTTCCTTACCTCGGCTATTTTCAGTTGGCCGGGAGTGTCGACCATTTTGTGTTCCTCGACGATGTGGCCTTTATCAAAAAGGGCTATATCAACCGCAATCGCATTCTGCTGAGCGGTCATCCGTTTACCTTTAGCATCGCGGTGGAGCGGGTCAGCCAGAACCGCAGGATCGACGAGCACTATTTCACCGGTGTGTTCGATACTTTTCTAGAGCAGTTGCGCCACGCTTACAGCCGAGCGCCTTTTTTTACCGAGGTGTTTGCCCTGGTCGAGGCCGTCTGCCTTGCACCGGAACGCAATGTTGCACGCAAGAGTGCGGCGTCGGTATGCGCGGTATTCGAGTATCTTCAGCTGCCGTTTTCCACTCAGTTTGCTTCAACAATTCCGCGCACTGCGGCGATTGGCGAGCAACGGATACTCGAACTGTGCCAACACTTTGGCGCTGACACGTATCACAACGCGGCGGGCGGGCAGGAACTGTATAACAGTCGGCACTTTGCCGCGCAGGGTGTGCGCTTGCGCTTTGTGAGCAACCGTTTTGCTGCATACAACCAGGGCGTGGGAACATTTGTGCCTGGGCTGTCCATTATTGACGTCCTGATGCACAACTCGCGTGAGCAGGTGTACGAGATGCTGCTGGATTTCGACTTGGTGGAGGCAGCATGA
- a CDS encoding DegT/DnrJ/EryC1/StrS family aminotransferase encodes MKKPITVTSPLLPPLDEFIPYLEDIWESRMLTNGGAMHQQLEQALCEYLGVEHLALFANGTLALVTALQALRVTGEVITTPYSFVATAHSLLWNGVKPVFVDIDPISLNLDPEKIEAAITPSTTAIMPVHCYGRPCNVAAIERIADTYNLRVIYDAAHAFGVRDEGGSILRHGDLSVLSFHATKVFNTFEGGAIICPDAKTYRRIGHLKNFGFVNETTVIAPGINGKMSEVNAAFGLLQLRYIDQALARRKQIDRYYRERLVGVAGISCFEGLIDNSNHAYFPILVEAQFPLARDELYERLRERDILARRYFYPLISDFPMYRGLLSAEPANLPVARAIAGKVICLPIYPDLADEEVDIICQLIISAGLQ; translated from the coding sequence ATTAAAAAGCCAATCACCGTCACCAGCCCCCTACTGCCCCCGTTGGATGAGTTCATCCCATATCTCGAGGATATCTGGGAAAGCCGCATGCTCACCAACGGGGGAGCCATGCACCAGCAATTAGAGCAAGCACTATGCGAGTACCTAGGGGTTGAGCACCTAGCGTTGTTCGCTAACGGCACCCTTGCGCTGGTTACCGCTTTGCAAGCGTTGCGTGTAACCGGTGAGGTCATAACCACGCCGTATTCCTTCGTCGCTACTGCTCATTCACTGTTATGGAACGGCGTCAAGCCAGTGTTTGTAGACATCGATCCGATTTCTCTCAACCTCGACCCGGAAAAGATAGAGGCTGCCATTACCCCTTCAACCACTGCAATCATGCCGGTGCACTGCTACGGACGGCCCTGCAACGTGGCGGCTATCGAGCGTATTGCGGACACCTATAATCTGCGGGTTATCTACGACGCGGCTCATGCTTTCGGCGTGCGCGACGAGGGCGGCAGTATTCTTCGCCATGGCGATCTAAGCGTGCTCAGCTTTCATGCCACTAAGGTGTTCAACACTTTCGAGGGCGGGGCAATTATTTGCCCGGACGCGAAGACTTACCGACGCATCGGGCACCTGAAAAATTTCGGGTTCGTCAACGAGACAACCGTAATCGCGCCAGGCATCAACGGTAAAATGAGTGAAGTCAACGCTGCCTTCGGGTTGCTGCAGTTGCGCTACATCGACCAGGCATTGGCGCGTCGTAAGCAGATTGACCGCTATTACCGCGAGCGATTGGTCGGGGTAGCGGGCATAAGCTGCTTCGAGGGTCTGATTGACAACAGCAACCACGCTTATTTTCCCATCCTGGTTGAGGCGCAGTTTCCCTTGGCGCGAGACGAGCTTTATGAGCGCCTGCGCGAGCGCGACATCTTAGCGCGTCGCTATTTTTACCCGCTCATCAGTGATTTTCCGATGTATCGCGGTCTGCTCTCTGCGGAGCCCGCCAACCTGCCGGTGGCTCGCGCCATCGCCGGTAAGGTCATCTGCCTGCCGATTTATCCGGATCTGGCGGACGAGGAAGTGGACATCATCTGCCAGCTCATTATTTCAGCGGGGCTACAGTGA
- a CDS encoding CDP-glycerol glycerophosphotransferase family protein: MIFPLPEIDFTRPLYIYGAGIMGISYKRQVEYLDAQSMLKGFVEDQPTMESYLGVPVIKRSDLTADQLNCSQFLIASNRLSRLFENNLLEQGCDAANIIFPLSLAWNGRSVLAQIEGDSRVCVYPVISSMDELTVICSRANKKQALFSGRGISLHVTVVVHGAILADGFQCPGVELVAVNSKEGYPREILEEHGVILLLNGNALSALDLAYHSKVYFYGISVLDSFARRLKGCLVVSQREKHKSLLKKIKGKGRIKVVFLAIHHSVWKVDSVFNKMLADPLFDPVVLVCPFVSYGDERMWDDLRQCCAFFDEKGYPFISAYKKSEDRWLRLDELVPDIVFFTNPHNLTRREYYQDAYLNYLSCYVPYHHEVCRYGGDAAQYNQNFHNALWRIFVPHEYSLRTYVDVAVAKGQNVVVSGYPAMEALIEKKAKGQYLNVWKSKDDRRRIIWAPHHTIVDVFLPYSNFLKYADAFRDLSESMKEKVVWSFKPHPLLKAKLYRHACWGREKTDAYYNYWENESHTQLDEGEYTDLFLSSDAMIHDSGSFLAEFLYAEKPVMYLLSENNQGEYYSEFGTAALKACEIGYCFEDVIAFVERLIVSDNTMPAIHNDFLIKEIIPYFSGEMPSERIVNEISKGIS; the protein is encoded by the coding sequence ATGATTTTCCCTCTTCCTGAAATCGATTTCACTAGGCCTTTGTATATTTATGGGGCAGGGATTATGGGGATCTCATACAAAAGGCAGGTTGAGTATTTAGATGCGCAAAGCATGCTTAAAGGTTTTGTTGAAGATCAGCCGACTATGGAAAGCTACCTAGGCGTTCCAGTTATTAAGAGGTCTGACCTGACTGCTGATCAGTTAAATTGTTCTCAGTTTTTAATCGCCTCAAATAGGCTCAGTAGATTATTTGAAAATAACTTGTTAGAGCAGGGGTGCGATGCGGCGAACATTATATTCCCATTAAGTCTTGCCTGGAATGGTCGGTCGGTATTGGCGCAAATAGAGGGCGATAGCCGCGTTTGTGTCTATCCCGTTATTTCATCCATGGATGAATTAACGGTTATATGTAGTAGGGCAAATAAGAAGCAGGCTCTATTCTCTGGGAGAGGTATAAGCCTTCATGTGACCGTGGTTGTTCATGGGGCGATACTTGCTGATGGATTCCAGTGCCCTGGGGTTGAATTGGTAGCGGTTAATAGCAAGGAAGGTTATCCCAGAGAAATACTTGAAGAGCATGGTGTCATTTTACTTTTGAATGGTAATGCCCTGTCTGCTCTGGATTTGGCTTATCATAGTAAAGTTTATTTTTATGGGATAAGCGTATTAGACTCTTTTGCGAGAAGATTAAAAGGCTGTCTGGTTGTTAGTCAGAGGGAGAAGCATAAGTCTTTATTGAAAAAAATTAAGGGAAAAGGTCGTATAAAGGTTGTATTCCTAGCTATTCATCATAGCGTGTGGAAGGTGGACTCAGTATTCAATAAGATGCTAGCCGACCCCTTGTTTGATCCTGTAGTTCTTGTCTGCCCTTTTGTGTCTTATGGGGATGAGCGGATGTGGGACGATTTACGGCAGTGTTGCGCTTTTTTTGATGAAAAAGGCTACCCATTTATTTCTGCATATAAAAAATCTGAGGATCGCTGGCTGCGCCTGGATGAGTTGGTGCCAGATATAGTTTTTTTTACCAATCCGCATAATTTAACTCGAAGAGAGTATTATCAAGATGCTTATCTGAATTATTTGAGTTGTTATGTTCCGTATCACCATGAAGTTTGCCGTTACGGGGGCGATGCTGCACAATATAATCAGAATTTTCACAATGCCCTTTGGAGAATATTCGTGCCGCACGAGTATTCATTAAGAACATATGTGGATGTGGCGGTAGCGAAAGGACAGAATGTCGTTGTCTCAGGCTATCCTGCGATGGAAGCTCTGATAGAAAAGAAAGCAAAAGGCCAATACCTGAATGTTTGGAAATCCAAAGACGATCGTCGCCGAATCATCTGGGCTCCGCATCATACGATCGTTGATGTATTTTTGCCGTACTCAAATTTTCTGAAGTATGCGGATGCATTCCGGGATTTGTCAGAGTCGATGAAGGAGAAAGTCGTTTGGAGTTTCAAGCCTCATCCTTTGTTAAAAGCAAAATTGTACAGGCATGCTTGTTGGGGGCGAGAGAAAACAGACGCATATTATAATTATTGGGAAAATGAATCGCACACGCAGCTGGATGAAGGTGAATATACCGATTTGTTTCTTTCGTCCGATGCGATGATTCACGATTCAGGTTCGTTTTTGGCTGAATTTCTATATGCCGAAAAGCCAGTCATGTACTTGCTGTCTGAAAATAATCAGGGCGAATATTATTCTGAATTTGGCACTGCTGCGTTGAAAGCGTGTGAAATTGGCTATTGTTTTGAGGATGTCATAGCGTTTGTGGAGCGCTTGATTGTTTCGGATAATACAATGCCGGCGATTCACAATGACTTTCTAATCAAAGAAATTATCCCTTATTTTTCTGGGGAGATGCCTTCGGAAAGGATAGTCAATGAGATCTCCAAGGGTATAAGCTAG
- a CDS encoding glycosyltransferase, producing the protein MHCGTVDVVNLPKVTVALICYNQEKYIEQAFNSCLDQDYPNLKIVVSDDASSDNTVSVVRELLDSYTGSCDVVVNQNPVNLGIGRHFAYLMENLVDGELVVMCAGDDISKPNRVSRIVQEWLKAGKPSLVAHGLEELDEKGAIVTGLTTFQYNNQDYSIHANNMYSMIEYHKYHFAIHFLGAAVAYRIDTYKAFGTPVTYPDCEDHLMYFRALLADGVHYFPEILVGYRKHENGWTSQVIKALHPMNIKSPFLSFFLDKNGSLAEEYFNCFVTHQIVTQQWYDYLIGVRAGKVQIDFELVTLIRKNMLRRHRFLVRNKELWDDRMDYAPPLNAVIFGTALGAKNTLAWLGDGFNVLYACNTDSDLSGKSFFGLKVIDLKHLEPIISEVDCVLVASGYFFKIKKLLMEQANIDGRKIVRVPASAIVGDRG; encoded by the coding sequence ATGCATTGTGGGACTGTTGATGTGGTTAACCTTCCGAAGGTTACGGTTGCTCTAATATGTTACAACCAAGAAAAATATATAGAGCAGGCATTTAATTCTTGTTTGGATCAGGATTATCCTAACTTGAAAATTGTCGTGTCCGACGATGCTTCCAGTGATAATACAGTTAGTGTTGTTAGGGAGTTGCTGGATAGCTATACGGGAAGTTGCGATGTAGTAGTGAATCAGAATCCGGTCAATTTAGGTATTGGCCGTCATTTTGCGTACCTGATGGAAAATCTTGTAGACGGCGAACTTGTCGTCATGTGCGCTGGTGATGATATATCAAAGCCGAATAGAGTTTCTAGAATTGTGCAAGAGTGGTTGAAGGCTGGCAAACCATCTTTGGTAGCGCACGGGCTAGAGGAGTTAGATGAGAAGGGAGCTATTGTTACTGGATTGACAACCTTTCAATATAATAATCAGGACTATTCTATCCATGCTAATAACATGTATAGCATGATTGAGTATCATAAATATCATTTTGCAATACATTTTTTAGGTGCTGCCGTTGCGTACCGAATAGATACTTACAAAGCGTTCGGTACTCCGGTGACATATCCTGATTGTGAAGATCATCTTATGTACTTTCGCGCATTGTTGGCTGACGGAGTGCATTATTTTCCTGAGATACTTGTGGGGTATCGAAAGCATGAGAATGGATGGACTTCCCAAGTGATAAAAGCTCTTCATCCTATGAATATTAAGTCACCTTTCCTGTCTTTTTTTCTAGATAAGAATGGTAGCTTGGCAGAAGAGTACTTTAATTGTTTTGTGACGCACCAGATAGTAACGCAGCAATGGTACGACTATTTAATAGGTGTGCGCGCTGGGAAAGTTCAAATTGACTTTGAGCTTGTTACTTTGATACGCAAAAATATGTTGCGTAGGCATAGATTTTTGGTGAGGAATAAAGAGCTATGGGATGATCGAATGGATTATGCTCCTCCCTTAAATGCTGTGATTTTTGGAACCGCGTTAGGAGCTAAGAATACCTTGGCTTGGCTTGGTGACGGATTTAATGTCTTGTACGCATGTAATACTGATTCAGATCTCAGCGGGAAAAGTTTTTTTGGTTTGAAGGTCATCGATTTAAAGCACCTTGAGCCAATTATCAGCGAGGTTGATTGTGTGCTTGTGGCTAGTGGCTATTTCTTTAAAATAAAGAAATTATTAATGGAGCAGGCTAATATTGACGGTAGAAAAATAGTCAGAGTCCCCGCGTCTGCGATCGTGGGTGATCGTGGGTGA
- a CDS encoding adenylyltransferase/cytidyltransferase family protein, giving the protein MKTVITYGTFDMFHVGHLRLLERMRELGEQVVVAVSTDEFNALKGKRALVPYEERREIISAIKFVDLVIPECSWEQKERDIAEHAVDVFVMGCDWAGKFDYLSDVCQVVYLDRTQGISSSAIKQALILQAAK; this is encoded by the coding sequence GTGAAAACAGTGATCACTTATGGAACGTTTGATATGTTCCATGTTGGCCATTTACGTTTGCTCGAGCGTATGCGTGAACTGGGTGAGCAGGTAGTCGTGGCGGTATCGACTGATGAGTTCAACGCTTTGAAAGGTAAGCGGGCACTGGTGCCTTATGAAGAACGCCGGGAAATCATAAGTGCGATAAAGTTTGTTGATCTGGTGATACCAGAGTGCTCTTGGGAACAAAAGGAAAGAGATATAGCGGAGCATGCTGTCGATGTATTTGTAATGGGCTGTGACTGGGCCGGAAAGTTTGACTACCTCTCAGATGTCTGTCAGGTCGTTTATCTTGATAGAACCCAAGGCATATCTTCGTCAGCCATTAAGCAGGCGCTGATTCTTCAGGCGGCCAAGTAA
- a CDS encoding phosphonoacetaldehyde reductase: MSNWFFHNPVKLNAGPGSLKQVPQWLGSGTWLLVTTNGFTCRGMTHKVQKLLPSINLVIYDKVTPNPELDDLEKVTSYYRAQGIQGILAIGGGSVLDAAKVLSVSLPSDLPSPLIQVLREKQPHLWNKKVPLIAVPTTSGTGAEVTPFATVWDRTQHKKHSIVGEMVIPDRAILDPELTLSLPEIETLYTGLDAISHAIESIWNINSNPISRGLALQALELAVNSLPHVLENPLDLKARGNMQVASLLAGLAISQTRTAIAHSMSYPLTIHYGVPHGLACSFTLPALIDHYLENNVACPEKDLLRRVQSVLNSFQLDAHIDNYLSRENIYSLRGEMYHPDRVGNYAGSISTKVFEKIIISATESRRRS; this comes from the coding sequence GTGAGTAACTGGTTTTTCCATAATCCCGTTAAGCTGAATGCCGGGCCGGGTAGCTTAAAGCAAGTACCGCAGTGGTTAGGTTCCGGGACTTGGTTGTTAGTCACAACTAATGGGTTTACTTGCCGCGGCATGACTCACAAAGTTCAGAAGCTTTTGCCGAGCATAAACCTAGTTATATATGATAAGGTCACTCCGAATCCGGAGCTTGACGATTTAGAGAAAGTAACAAGCTATTATCGTGCTCAGGGTATTCAAGGGATTTTAGCTATTGGAGGGGGAAGTGTACTGGATGCGGCTAAGGTGCTTTCTGTGTCGCTTCCTAGTGATCTGCCTAGCCCTCTGATTCAGGTTTTGCGTGAAAAGCAGCCGCACCTTTGGAATAAAAAAGTACCTTTAATAGCCGTACCTACAACTTCGGGGACTGGCGCAGAAGTTACCCCTTTTGCTACTGTCTGGGATAGAACTCAACACAAAAAACATTCCATCGTCGGAGAGATGGTTATTCCAGATAGAGCAATATTGGATCCAGAGTTAACACTCAGTTTGCCGGAAATAGAGACATTATATACTGGGCTCGATGCAATTTCGCATGCCATCGAATCTATATGGAATATTAATAGCAATCCCATAAGTAGGGGTTTGGCGCTGCAGGCACTGGAGTTGGCTGTTAACTCTCTGCCGCACGTGTTGGAAAATCCCCTTGATCTAAAAGCTCGTGGCAATATGCAGGTTGCTAGCCTACTGGCGGGGCTGGCAATCAGCCAAACGCGTACGGCGATTGCGCATTCGATGTCCTATCCATTGACTATCCATTATGGTGTTCCACATGGATTGGCGTGTAGTTTTACATTGCCTGCTCTTATCGATCATTATTTAGAAAATAATGTTGCCTGTCCCGAAAAGGATTTGTTGCGCCGTGTTCAAAGTGTGTTAAACAGCTTTCAGCTAGATGCTCATATTGATAATTACCTCAGTAGAGAGAATATCTATTCGCTCAGAGGTGAGATGTATCATCCTGATAGAGTCGGGAATTATGCTGGCTCGATCTCGACTAAAGTATTCGAGAAAATAATTATATCTGCCACGGAAAGTCGTAGGCGTTCGTAA
- the aepY gene encoding phosphonopyruvate decarboxylase, producing the protein MIDSRDFYRKLKEFDVSLFAGVPDSLLKDFCAYIEDHAQVGEHVITANEGNAVAIAAGYHLTSGKLAAVYMQNSGLGNAINPLVSIADSQVYRIPLVLIIGWRGEPGVKDEPQHVKQGEITPQQLDVLGIPYWILDQYTDLDITLKSAMQKLKAAGAPIAILVRNGTFIKYESQRKPESISQMKREDALRCLLSLIGDALVISTTGKTSRELFELRVEHGEAQRDFLSVGAMGHTASIALGAALGNPDKQIVCIDGDGSVLMHMGALPIIGDLAPRNLVHVLLNNAAHESVGGQPTVGGKTDFKSIAFASGYKDYKAASDAVGITAAWRAIQNQPGPVLFEIKIAIGSRDDLGRPTSTPQENKRAFMQAAGL; encoded by the coding sequence ATGATTGATTCGCGGGATTTTTATAGAAAGCTAAAAGAATTCGATGTGAGCCTTTTCGCGGGAGTGCCAGACTCTTTGCTTAAAGACTTTTGTGCCTATATCGAAGATCATGCTCAAGTTGGTGAGCATGTCATTACCGCTAACGAAGGCAATGCAGTAGCTATAGCCGCTGGGTATCATCTGACTAGCGGCAAGCTTGCTGCGGTTTATATGCAGAACTCTGGACTGGGGAATGCAATCAATCCCTTGGTTTCGATTGCTGATTCTCAGGTCTATAGAATCCCGCTGGTTTTAATTATTGGTTGGCGCGGCGAGCCGGGCGTGAAAGACGAACCGCAGCATGTTAAACAGGGAGAAATTACTCCGCAGCAGCTGGATGTTCTCGGCATTCCGTATTGGATCTTGGACCAATACACTGACTTAGATATAACGCTGAAAAGCGCGATGCAAAAGCTTAAGGCAGCAGGCGCGCCTATAGCAATACTCGTGCGCAACGGTACCTTCATAAAATACGAAAGTCAGCGCAAGCCAGAATCCATTTCACAGATGAAACGTGAAGACGCTTTGCGCTGTCTTTTAAGCCTAATCGGTGACGCTTTAGTAATAAGTACTACGGGAAAGACATCGCGTGAGTTATTTGAGCTGCGTGTCGAACACGGCGAAGCTCAACGTGATTTTCTATCAGTTGGGGCTATGGGGCACACGGCCTCCATCGCTTTAGGAGCTGCGCTAGGTAATCCGGACAAGCAGATAGTCTGTATTGACGGTGATGGATCCGTGCTTATGCATATGGGGGCACTTCCTATCATTGGTGATCTGGCGCCTAGAAACTTAGTTCATGTGCTATTAAATAATGCCGCCCATGAGTCTGTCGGAGGACAGCCGACGGTAGGGGGTAAGACCGATTTCAAAAGTATAGCATTTGCAAGTGGCTATAAGGATTATAAGGCCGCTAGTGATGCTGTTGGTATAACTGCGGCTTGGCGGGCCATTCAAAATCAGCCTGGTCCGGTGCTTTTTGAAATAAAGATCGCCATCGGTTCGCGTGATGATCTGGGGCGCCCTACCAGCACTCCACAAGAAAACAAACGGGCCTTTATGCAGGCGGCTGGGTTGTGA